The Camelina sativa cultivar DH55 chromosome 16, Cs, whole genome shotgun sequence sequence CGGTACTATGTCACTTATCTCCGCGTCGGCTTTATACAGAAGACCTCTCCTCGTGAATCCCCAATTCTCACATATCGGACCTCGTCTTCGTTCTCCGTACAATCGGAGATTCTCGGCTCGCGCTTTCGacgattcatcttcttcttcctcggcgGAGAAGGAGGAACAGCTACGGGATGGAGTTCCACGGGAAAGAGATGAGGACTATCCGACCGGAGAAACGGAGTATGTGGATAGGAACGCCTGGGAGAGTTTTGTTGTGAAGCTGCGGATGCTATTTGCGTTTCCATGGCAGCGTGTTCGTAAGGGAAGCGTCTTGACCATGACATTGCGCGGCCAGGTTCGTCTCTTCTCATTCTTGTCGTTCTTAGACGCTGTGGTATTAGTAGGAGGACTGTTAATTTTAGGTTTCCGGTAGCAATGTTAGTGAACTTAGCTGACTTCGAAGGCTACATAGTATTAAATTTTGCATTGATTTGATCTCCTTTGGGAGTTAGAACTCCTTATTGGCCTATTGGGATCTTGTGATATTCCAGTTCGGttgaaattgaatttgttttctctatGTTCAGATCTCTGATCAGCTAAAGAGTCGTTTCAATTCTGGCCTCTCTCTGCCGCAACTCTCAGAAAATTTCTTGAAAGCGGCATATGATCCTCGTATTGCTGGAGTCTACCTTCACATTGAGCCTTTGAGTTGTGGGTGGGGTAAGGTTGAAGAAATTCGAAGGCATAtattggattttaaaaaatcaggtAACTCCTGAATCTGTATTGTCTGTCAAGTATCAGAGTTTTTAACTTTCCGATTGAGTTTATTGAGCTAATCAAACACATCTTTATTAGGTAAATTCATTGTTGGATATATCGACATATGTGGATTAAAGGAATTCTATCTTGGCTGTGCATGCGACGAGCTCTATGCCCCGCCTAGTGCCTATTCCTTTCTGTATGGTTTGACTGTTCAAGCATCTTTTCTTGGAGGTAAGGgattgtttcttctttggctcAGTATATCACTTAAGTCATGAAAAGTCTTTTCTGTGGTCTATATCATACAGAACTATAAGCACTCATACTGTGTGCGGACAATCCTTAATTTATTGAGAAAGTTGTTGTTGGATCATTACNTTGGCTGTGCATGCAACGAGCTCTATGCCCCGCCTAGTGCCTATTCCTTTCTGTATGGTTTGACTGTTCAAGCATCTTTTCTTGGAGGTAGggaattgtttcttctttggctcAACTTATCACTTAAGTCATGAAAAGTCTTTTCTATGTTCTATATCATACAGAAATTATAAGCACTCATACTGTGTGCGGACAATCCTTCATTTATTGAGAAAGTTGGCGCATTTATCGTGAACtgcttaattttcttaaatatagGTGTCTTCGAGAAAGTGGGGATTCAACCTCAAGTACAAAGGATTGGCAAATACAAAAGTGCTGGAGATCAGCTTTCCCGCAAAAGTATATCTGAGGAAAATTATGAGATGCTGAGCGTGCTACTTGATAACATTTATGCAAATTGGCTGGATGGTGTTTCTGACTCAACAGGTGCTAGAATTGTTTCACAATGTTGTTAGAGTTGTAACATCTTATTTTTTCTGAATGGCTTCTGCTTAGAACTATGCAGGAAAAAAGCGAGAAGATGTTGAAAGTTTCATCAATCAAGGAGTTTACGAAATTGAAAAGCTAAAGGAAGAGGGGCTGATAAAGGACATCCGGTATGATGATGAGGTAATACCATGCTCATAGTAAAGATGGAATTCAGTACCTTCCACTTGATCCCAGAAGCCAGAAGTGGTGATCATTGTTGTTTTTCCTTTATTCGTAAACTTTTCTTCTTGGATCTTTTGGTCTTCTCAGATTATTGGGATGGACAATAGTCATAAAGAATCCCTTATATAGCTATACAAAACAGAGTTAGATACCATCCCCCTACTTTTTTTATCTATATCATTCACTTTTAATGCTCCTGCAGGTTATATCGATGCTGAAAGAGAGGCTTGGAGTcgaaaaagacaaaaagcttCCTACTGTTGATTACAAGTAATTTACTCTTACTATATGGAATTTTCAAACAGAGGCTTGCTGAATATAGAGCTATTATCTTTGCATGTACACTTGACTCAAGCCTTTTACTAATGGAATAATGAGTAATGTATACATAATGGGTCTTAGGTGGTTCATGCATAGTTAGGTAGAGTTTAAGTTAGTTCTGATATGGAGAAATGAATACCTGGTGGCGTACCGACTCGAGATTGTAATTCAACAAAATGTAGATCAGATatgtcttcttttttggttctcAGTTTGGGATGAATAGATGTATGTGATTTATTTAGTAAATGGAGGTATGCATACTTAGTTGACTTCAAATTTCTGTTTCTTATTTTACTTGTATGTAATATTTGCAGGAAAGATTTATTGATATCGCTTTACTGTTCAATGTTAGCCTCATgcaattttatcaattttacaGGCTAGTAACGTGCAGATATTCTCGATTGATATACTTTATACAGGAAATACTCAGGTGTTAGGAAGTGGACTCTTGGTCTAAGTGGCGGTCGAGACCAAATAGCTATTATTAGAGCAGGGGGGAGCATTTCTCGGGTTAAGGGTCCGCTAAGCACTCCTGGTTCAGCTATCATAGCAGAACAACTAATTGAGAAGATCCGCAGTGTAAGAGGTGGGTCACTTATTATTTTTACGTTTCCATCTACATTTGTGCTGTTGTTTTCTTCAACAGCAGCTCAGCCCTTTCTATTTCCTCTTTCTTTTGAAGAGTCCAAAAAATATAAGGCTGCCATCATCCGAATTGATAGTCCAGGAGGCGATGCTCTCGCTTCTGATTTGTAAGTAGTTTTACTACTTGTCAATGTTGTATAATTATACCTACAATATGCTCGTGTGATTTAACATTTCATGGATGATTTGGCTTCACCTTCTAACATGATGAACCAGACTCAttactttaatattatttttcgtCAATGGAAGTTAGAAGTTGAAGTGCTATCTTTTAAATCAAAGAGAATGGATTAGGAATGCTATATTAACCATCTAGTAACTTGCAAGTCTCATATCTATCAAGCCTGGAGGTCATGTGTGGATTTGAATTTAAATAGCTTTGGAAATTCTTGTTGGCTTTATTATAATACTTCGTAATTCGTAATGGTATACAGAATGTGGAGGGAGATCAAACTATTGGCTGAAACAAAACCTGTCATCGCGTCAATGTCAGATGTGGCAGCAAGTGGAGGCTACTACATGGCAATGGCGGCAAACACCATTGTTGCTGAAAATTTGACATTAACTGGCTCAATTGGAGTTGTCACAGGTGATCTTTCTTTTATCAACTTATCAACTTGCCAAAGAGAACATTGTGCTCTGAATCTTTGTACAACTATCTCATTCACCAACCCTCGCCATgcttaatttcttttgtttgttcttgttgtcGCAGCAAGATTTACCTTGGCCAAATTATACGAAAAGATTGGATTCAACAAGGAAACTATATCTAGAGGAAAATATGCTGAGCTTCTGGGGGCTGAGGAAAGACCTTTTAAGTAAGTGACCTTACTCTGTTTATAACAACGATGTGTTACCTAGTTAGGCGCTAACCGTCTAAGACTTCCTTTTTCACCCAATTGATGCCAAtttggtttttgtcttttttcaaTTTCGAACCTCGAAACTGATCTTTTAAGAACCTATGTATTCCTTTCATTcacaataaaaacaacaaaatgatGTTTACAGGCCAGAGGAAGCAGAACTGTTTGAGAAGTCTGCACAGCATGCATACCAGCTTTTCCGAGATAAAGCAGCCTTATCCAGATCGATGCCTGTATTTTTCCGTTTAGTCCAATCTAGTCTTCTCTCTTGTATTCCTATGTTTTAACAAAGCTAAAAGTTTCTTCTTGCCATGTTCCTAGGTCGAAAAGATGGAAGAATTTGCACAAGGCAGAGTCTGGACCGGTAAGGATGCTCATTCTCGTGGTCTAGTAGATGCACTCGGTGGGCTGTCCCGAGCTATAGCCATCGCTAAGCAGAAAGCTAATATTCCTCTTGATAGGAAGGTTCGCCTCTAAAACTCTCTTTTGCTTCAGTGAACTCATCTTcgtaacaaatctttaaaacccaaaaaagcaCAAAGTAGATGATATTTGATACTTTGCTCTTTCTTGTGGTAAATACAGGTAACTCTTGTTGAGCTTTCAAGACCTTCTACATCACTACCAGATATCTTAAGCGGTATAGGAAGCTCAGTGATtggagttgatagaacattgaaAGGACTGCTCGATGAATTAACAATCACGGAGGGAGTTCAAGCTCGAATGGATGGACTCTTGTTTCAGCAACTAGGCCGAGATTCTTTAGCAACTCCCATCATTGATTTGCTTAAAGATTACCTCAGCTCTCTCCGATGATTCCGATGAAAGTAAAACTGATGAAAGTAAAAGAAACCGATGAAAGTCTTTGAAGTCAAAACtttacaaatgaaattaaaaCTGATGTCACCGTAACCAATGGGATATGAAGTTAATGTGAAACAAGGCTTAAACTATTTACAGTTTCAGCTActctcaaacatatatatatatatatatatatatataagctactCTCAAACATGTATAAGCACCGTACATAAACTTTCTCCCTAAGAAACAACAATGAAAGACCACAATCAACGttattatattatcttcttCGTAGCCTTTCTCTCAATTCCTGCTTTCTCCTTAGTCCTTAGCTCaggaaaatgttgaaaattGCACAAGAAAAGAGATCGGGTGGACGCTCTCTCCTTCCCCATCAAATGTTGAGAAAGATTTTCCCTGCGATGAGGAAAGAGTAATAGAGGTCGTCACGTACCTCTGGAAAATAAACGGAGATTTCCCACCTTTCTACGTCAAGGCATTGTGCAATGTATTTCAAAACGatgagaagaaggtgaagcAACACGTTAACAAGATATGGATAAACATTACGAAAAAGATCATGGATGGCTTAACTTGTGTTTCTCCATAAAAGATCTTTGATTTAATCACTGTAATTTTTCtggattaaaatttaaagaatgaAAAACTTTATAATCACTGTCCTTGATTACAAATTACCAACAAAAGTGGTCGTGAGTGTTCCCAAGTAAACAACGTTTTTATATTCATGAACTTCACTGACTAACGTATCTCCGTAATATTCACCGAGAGGCATATGCTGGAGAATCTCACCGTCGGAACTGATTTTCACAGCTGATGGTTCCGTGGGCACCACGATAAGCTTCACCGAGTTTGATGCGACCCAGAAATCTCCACCTTCTGTTCTCCTTATGTTATCCGGACCCGGTATCGACGGTACGAAAATCTCAAACGTGTTGGCTTTGGGACCCTTGATCCAATACCTCAAGATCCGATTCCTCAAGAACTCTCCCACCAGAACGAACCCTCCGTCGGAGCTCACAGCGCATCCTGCGGAGCCACTTAAACCGCTCAACAAAACGGTGACGGTTTTAGTCTTTGGATCGTACCTAAAGAGCCTCCCTGACGTATCTTTTACAGCAACCGCCAAGACAAGTTgactggaaaacaaaacaaaattagtccaaaaccaaatcaatttgaccaaaccaaatccaaccggtacaaaaccaaatcacattaaaatttcaattaacCTCGGGCCAAATCTTGTGCTGAAAGATGTGAAGTAAACCATACCAGTCACCGGATCCACATCTAAACCGTCAAGGAACCGGAAAGGAATCCCGGCTGCACTATCGGCTAGGCGTTTGGCTAGGCCACCGCGGTATGAAACCACATACAAACCCAAATATGCATCAGCTATGTATAAATCTCCGGTTTTCTCATTGAAAGCTAAACCGACCGGTCTACCACAAATGTTACCAAGAAAAGTCCCAACTGCTTTCTCACATAGTGACTTGTTCCTGTGAATTAGaacatttgagtaattagtACTAATATGTGCATGTTTCATCTATACAAATATTGAATAGGAAAACATACGCGACTGgtaaaatataagcaaactCTGTAAAGCCAAGTGCTGGTCCTTGGTATTTCAGGATCTTGCCTCCGGAGACTCCGGTATAAGGTCCTCCACCCTGAGGATCGAATGCGAAAGCTTCGGGTCCAGTGATTTGAGGTGGCAGCGGAATCTTCTGGAAGCTTTGGAGAGCGGAGACAAGGGAATGAGGTGAGAAGAGAATTAGCAAACAGCAGAGGATGAGAACTCTATGTATTTGCAACATTCTGATTCGTTAATGCATCACATGATGAAAGCATAGCAATATCAGTTTTTATACACGCATGCATATGGGTTTGATTAAATCTCATCAACCGATTGGTTAATGGTGGTTACGACCGGTTCTTGATTAGTTTAGATGCTGTTTTGACTTAGAGTCACAAGATTTTTGTCATTTCTCTATGATATCAACTATTTAAATTAGCAATTCGTTGTTTGTAAGGAAATTGCGTCTatttctttgtctctttctcaCGTGAACCCGACCAACTTTCCAGCTAATCTAAAGATAAGTAAGAAAAAAGTCGTTTTTAATGTTACTTTCCTTTAAACCTATTTCTTAAACAACTGTTCACACTGTCATACTATAATTTGTAATCATCTTTTTATGACATCTTTGACTCTTTGTATTCGTTAACTTCACTAACCAAAGTATCCCCAAACTTGTCTTTTTAGGGGAGTGGTCTGAAGCACTGTAACCGAAGATCATAACATGATCGACCTCCTTCCGCTGGCACTGCGAGTTTCTGAAAAGACTCGGAAAACCGCcgaagaaaagagaaaccaGGGAGATAAACGAAGTCATAATGTTTCTTGGTTGTGTTTTTGTTACCAGTCTCTTATTATTACAATGAGTCCTCTAATCCGTATGTATACTTAATTACTTATAGATTTGattttagtatgtttttttaacgtccttttaaattattattttttaattgtattcaCACTATTCAAGTATATCCAAAGTTGATCCAAACAAATGTATTATAGatgaaaaaatcaaactaatatTAGtaatttgcatatatatatatatatacatatagaacGAAATACTCctaaattatgttaattttaagATTGATTAGAAATAGACTGATGAAAAAGGAGCAGttgattaatatttaaaaaaaaaatgtttcgtCAATTTACTACATGTGAATGAAGTAGCGGAAGTGCGGAGTCTTCCGATTGACCATGCAGAAATAAAGATTactattgttatttttttgataaagaatataattttttaatatttatgattGAATTCATGAATTGTGTATCCAACAAAAGTAACATGTATATACGATTTTTatccaaacaaaatataaggttttttcaaataaaatgaattgTGAACATTTCTTTTGTAGGTAGTTGGCCTATATATGAATGATCCAAACGTGATGCACAAAACATAACAATTCTTTTTATACAAGAAAACTActttatttcttgaaatttgtaaccatattttaaaaaactcaacTTTATTTGAACAGAACCAATATATTGACATACATTATTGATCCGTCAAGACTTTATTTCGACACAATCACTTTATTTCTAAAACCCAAACTAATGTCACACTTTTAAACCTTAAGAATCCCGGCAAAAGGACCAAACAGAGCGCCGATATAAAGCTTTCCATTGAATTCGTTTACCTCGCTGACCAAAGTATCCCCAAACTTATCTGTAAGGGGAATGGTCTGAAGCACTTTACCATCAGAACTAACCTTAACCGCCGAAGGGTTTGTGGGTCCGGTGGCTGAGTTCACGACCGAAGCAACCCAAAAGTTTCCAGAAGAACCGATCCTCTTAATATTGTCAGGGCTCGAGACCGAGCTGGTGAAGTCTTCAGAAGTACCAGCTTTAGATCCCTTGATCCAATACCTCTTGATGTTACTTTTTGTGAACTGACTAACCAGCACGAATGAACCGTCTGAGCTAACCGCACATCCGGCTGAGCCACTTAGACCTTCCATCAGTACAGTCACGACCTTTTTCGATGGATCGTATTTGAAAAGCTTCCCTGTCGAGTCTTTTGTTGCCACTGCTTTCAACACATCGCTGTAGATATGCATCATTCATAACCAATACAATTAGtataattaagataaaaaaaaactttttttctattAACCGATTCAGATGAGCAATATTATGTACATTAGGAGTTAGGACATAAAGTGGCAGTTATTAACTTATGTATATGATAAgtgtatttatatttatttatatgatttttttctattgaaaatatatttattttgttaatttactatatatgtgaTAAGTGtaattatatttagatatagaggaaaaaaataaaactataccgaGGGCCAAATGTTGAGCTGAAGGAAGTGAAATAGACGACACCGGTAGTGGGATCAATGTCGAGACCGTCGAGAAACAAGAAAGGCTTGTCGTTAACACTGTTGGCGATCTTCTTGGCGACACCGCCGCCG is a genomic window containing:
- the LOC104751269 gene encoding protein STRICTOSIDINE SYNTHASE-LIKE 12-like, whose translation is MLQIHRVLILCCLLILFSPHSLVSALQSFQKIPLPPQITGPEAFAFDPQGGGPYTGVSGGKILKYQGPALGFTEFAYILPVANKSLCEKAVGTFLGNICGRPVGLAFNEKTGDLYIADAYLGLYVVSYRGGLAKRLADSAAGIPFRFLDGLDVDPVTGMVYFTSFSTRFGPSQLVLAVAVKDTSGRLFRYDPKTKTVTVLLSGLSGSAGCAVSSDGGFVLVGEFLRNRILRYWIKGPKANTFEIFVPSIPGPDNIRRTEGGDFWVASNSVKLIVVPTEPSAVKISSDGEILQHMPLGEYYGDTLVSEVHEYKNVVYLGTLTTTFVGNL
- the LOC104751270 gene encoding protein STRICTOSIDINE SYNTHASE-LIKE 11-like; this translates as MRSFVSVSSLLLLLSFSSSVLSVNQSFKKLPVPGNRTGPEAFAFDSSGKGFYTGVSGGKILKWLPGKGYVDFAQITDFSKSSLCDGALGTVNAEKCGRPAGIAFNGKTGDLYVADAPLGLHIISPGGGVAKKIANSVNDKPFLFLDGLDIDPTTGVVYFTSFSSTFGPRDVLKAVATKDSTGKLFKYDPSKKVVTVLMEGLSGSAGCAVSSDGSFVLVSQFTKSNIKRYWIKGSKAGTSEDFTSSVSSPDNIKRIGSSGNFWVASVVNSATGPTNPSAVKVSSDGKVLQTIPLTDKFGDTLVSEVNEFNGKLYIGALFGPFAGILKV
- the LOC104751268 gene encoding serine protease SPPA, chloroplastic isoform X2 yields the protein MAKLLLLHAPHVVPRFSSGGTMSLISASALYRRPLLVNPQFSHIGPRLRSPYNRRFSARAFDDSSSSSSAEKEEQLRDGVPRERDEDYPTGETEYVDRNAWESFVVKLRMLFAFPWQRVRKGSVLTMTLRGQISDQLKSRFNSGLSLPQLSENFLKAAYDPRIAGVYLHIEPLSCGWGKVEEIRRHILDFKKSGKFIVGYIDICGLKEFYLGCACDELYAPPSAYSFLYGLTVQASFLGGVFEKVGIQPQVQRIGKYKSAGDQLSRKSISEENYEMLSVLLDNIYANWLDGVSDSTGKKREDVESFINQGVYEIEKLKEEGLIKDIRYDDEVISMLKERLGVEKDKKLPTVDYKKYSGVRKWTLGLSGGRDQIAIIRAGGSISRVKGPLSTPGSAIIAEQLIEKIRSVRESKKYKAAIIRIDSPGGDALASDLMWREIKLLAETKPVIASMSDVAASGGYYMAMAANTIVAENLTLTGSIGVVTARFTLAKLYEKIGFNKETISRGKYAELLGAEERPFKPEEAELFEKSAQHAYQLFRDKAALSRSMPVEKMEEFAQGRVWTGKDAHSRGLVDALGGLSRAIAIAKQKANIPLDRKVTLVELSRPSTSLPDILSGIGSSVIGVDRTLKGLLDELTITEGVQARMDGLLFQQLGRDSLATPIIDLLKDYLSSLR
- the LOC104751268 gene encoding serine protease SPPA, chloroplastic isoform X1, whose translation is MAKLLLLHAPHVVPRFSSGGTMSLISASALYRRPLLVNPQFSHIGPRLRSPYNRRFSARAFDDSSSSSSAEKEEQLRDGVPRERDEDYPTGETEYVDRNAWESFVVKLRMLFAFPWQRVRKGSVLTMTLRGQISDQLKSRFNSGLSLPQLSENFLKAAYDPRIAGVYLHIEPLSCGWGKVEEIRRHILDFKKSGKFIVGYIDICGLKEFYLGCACNELYAPPSAYSFLYGLTVQASFLGGVFEKVGIQPQVQRIGKYKSAGDQLSRKSISEENYEMLSVLLDNIYANWLDGVSDSTGKKREDVESFINQGVYEIEKLKEEGLIKDIRYDDEVISMLKERLGVEKDKKLPTVDYKKYSGVRKWTLGLSGGRDQIAIIRAGGSISRVKGPLSTPGSAIIAEQLIEKIRSVRESKKYKAAIIRIDSPGGDALASDLMWREIKLLAETKPVIASMSDVAASGGYYMAMAANTIVAENLTLTGSIGVVTARFTLAKLYEKIGFNKETISRGKYAELLGAEERPFKPEEAELFEKSAQHAYQLFRDKAALSRSMPVEKMEEFAQGRVWTGKDAHSRGLVDALGGLSRAIAIAKQKANIPLDRKVTLVELSRPSTSLPDILSGIGSSVIGVDRTLKGLLDELTITEGVQARMDGLLFQQLGRDSLATPIIDLLKDYLSSLR